The following proteins are encoded in a genomic region of Channa argus isolate prfri chromosome 3, Channa argus male v1.0, whole genome shotgun sequence:
- the LOC137123606 gene encoding aminoacyl tRNA synthase complex-interacting multifunctional protein 1-like, which yields MILARCLVKMSSYNPLLRLEQRAAEADQLIEYLKQQVQLLKEKAIVQASVREEKKLMVENAKLKNDIEVLKKQLLEKEKKRGVQEVIMPSSATGVECSSKPTPPKTSDSATPVSPAAPAVAAVQSPSPKDESKKKKPEKKGGEKAEKKAAAPSQEDAKVDVSRLDMRIGRIITAEKHPDADSLYVEQVDVGEASPRMVVSGLVKHIPLDQMQNRMAVLLCNLKPAKMRGVVSQAMVMCASSPDKVEILDPPSGAVPGDRVTFQGFPGEPDKELNPKKKVWEQVQPDLRTDGQCVATYKGAAFEVAGKGVCKAQTMSNSGIK from the exons AT GATTCTGGCTCGCTGCTTGGTCAAGATGTCAAGTTACAATCCTTTGTTGAGGCTGGAGCAGCGAGCAGCGGAGGCGGACCAGCTCATCGAGTACCTCAAACAGCAAGTCCAGCTGCTGAAGGAGAAAGCCA TCGTCCAGGCCAGtgtaagagaagagaagaaactgATGGTGGAGAATGCCAAATTGAAGAATGACATTGAGGTCCTGAAAAAACAGCTgctggaaaaagagaagaagaggggaG TGCAAGAGGTGATCATGCCATCAAGTGCAACCGGTGTTGAGTGCAGCTCCAAGCCCACCCCTCCCAAGACCTCGGATTCAGCCACCCCTGTCTcccctgctgctcctgctgttgctgctgtccAGAGCCCCTCTCCTAAAGATGAGAGTAAAAAGAAGAAGCCAGAGAAAAAGG GAGGAGAGAAGGCAGAGAAGAAGGCGGCAGCTCCAAGTCAAGAAGATGCTAAGGTGGATGTGTCTCGTTTGGATATGCGTATCGGCCGTATAATCACAGCTGAGAAGCATCCAGATGCCGACAGTCTCTATGTGGAACAGGTGGATGTGGGGGAAGCTTCACCAAGGATGGTTGTCAGCGGGCTAGTAAAGCACATACCTCTGGACCAG ATGCAGAACCGTATGGCAGTGCTGCTATGCAACCTGAAGCCAGCCAAGATGAGAGGAGTGGTGTCCCAAGCTATGGTCATGTGTGCCAGCTCACCCGACAAGGTGGAAATCCTTGATCCTCCGAGTGGGGCAGTACCAGGGGACAGAGTTACTTTCCAGGGATTTCCAG GTGAACCAGACAAAGAGCTGAACCCCAAAAAGAAAGTGTGGGAGCAGGTTCAGCCAGATCTACGCACAGACGGCCAGTGTGTTGCAACCTACAAAGGAGCCGCTTTTGAAGTTGCTGGCAAGGGAGTGTGCAAAGCCCAAACCATGAGCAATAGTGgaatcaaataa